From the genome of Asterias amurensis chromosome 17, ASM3211899v1, one region includes:
- the LOC139949959 gene encoding uncharacterized protein, whose product MELQMPMTSPVRLEFNVTFGTFIGVQFTPVGPDAVQSLVEFGMYDGYAFIATRETPSHERVIQPITSDEDYVGVPIIVTYDNGRFEVAIQGVPDSTYAYDAQSPPQPSWFILFFNSDETELNFTDPSCINDFNPKYTKFDG is encoded by the exons ATGGAGCTTCAAAtgccgatgacgtcaccagtGCGGTTAGAGTTCAATGTTACATTTGGTACCTTTATAGGGGTGCAATTCACCCCAGTTGGTCCTGATGCAGTTCAATCTTTAGTCGAGTTTG GTATGTACGATGGCTATGCTTTCATTGCTACAAGGGAAACACCGTCTCATGAACGGGTTATTCAGCCTATCACTTCTGATGAAGACTACGTCGGAGTACCAATCATCGTGACATACGATAACGGTCGCTTCGAGGTGGCAATCCAAGGGGTGCCAGACTCTACCTATGCCTACGACGCCCAATCCCCACCTCAGCCCAgctggtttattttgttttttaactctGATGAGACTGAATTGAATTTCACTGACCCATCATGTATAAATGATTTCAATCCTAAGTACACGAAATTCgatggttaa